From Arachis stenosperma cultivar V10309 chromosome 2, arast.V10309.gnm1.PFL2, whole genome shotgun sequence, one genomic window encodes:
- the LOC130962423 gene encoding putative disease resistance protein RGA4 — MADVVSGVASTLLGNLATKSFQEIALACGLKDDVNKFESSLRTIKAYLIDAENKQAKNRSIDEWLKQLREAFDDAGDILDEIEYEAKLNEVVKMYGSICTKVRRFFSYTSNPLAFRIRMAHKIKDMKQKMDKKLTEGRDLGIVEQHVNTPALEHNLPWRETASSLPFRLCGRLEEKEEIINSLMTQKSQANGIDVISIVGIGGLGKTTLAQMVYNDTRVKANFDPLMWVCVSNDFDVKKLIQRIIHSALKRENEVDANSSLEYMISLLNQTLHGKKFLLVLDDVWNENHSKWDELRNHLLEAGGDKDSKIIVTTRIIKVADIVGSNLVMKLEGLPENECWRLFVKCAFQEEKEEEKYPRLKQIGEQIVKKCKGVPLAITTLGCLLRSKSHDENEWRKIRDSEAWNLDQEETDILPSLKLSYNHLPPEVKQCFSYCSCYPKDYEYHGIELIMLWMAHGLLQPTREEEDAEDIGELYLKKLVSTSLLQIHEVYPFVFPKFRNLMAFKNLKMHDLVHDLAKLTMKESSRTRTVVQQGQQEASIEWTSDKFNYLRVLHLTKHMELSSLLDDDCFVKMKKHLRYLYLGNCPSLKKLPDSICKLQNLQSLGLGCRSLQELPKNMNKLIYLQNLLLMEIKITSLSSMNIGRFQQLKFLYLFKCSRLVSVPSAVSGLTTLKKLVFLRCDELVNFEDEEEEGKQHVVVNNLNLQLFSIAGSKKLNALPKWLERATKLQYLSISETGIKSLPTRMPMTSLEELYIDQCEEMSSLPNMDQTHNLQYLKISYCPELYTRYNKNTGPDWPKIAHIPQCEIISLKEHIEEISDVIAKLLMEKHPLQFLSLERIHSRY; from the exons TCAGAGAGGCATTTGATGACGCTGGTGACATATTAGATGAAATAGAGTATGAAGCAAAACTTAATGAAGTGGTCAAAATGTATGGAAGCATTTGCACCAAGGTCCGGCGGTTCTTCTCATATACAAGTAATCCACTTGCATTTCGCATCAGAATGGCCCACAAAATCAAAGATATGAAACAGAAGATGGATAAAAAATTAACAGAAGGGAGAGACTTGGGTATAGTTGAACAACATGTCAACACCCCAGCTCTGGAGCACAATTTACCATGGCGAGAAACTGCTTCTTCATTGCCTTTCCGTTTGTGTGGTAGACTTGAAGAGAAAGAGGAGATTATAAATTCATTGATGACACAAAAATCACAAGCTAATGGTATTGATGTGATCTCAATTGTTGGGATTGGAGGTTTGGGAAAGACTACACTTGCACAAATGGTTTACAATGATACCCGAGTGAAGGCGAATTTCGATCCCTTAATGTGGGTGTGTGTATCTAATGATTTTGATGTCAAGAAGCTAATACAAAGAATCATTCATTCGGCCTTAAAGAGAGAGAATGAGGTGGATGCAAATTCTAGTTTGGAATATATGATATCTCTTCTCAATCAAACATTACATGGTAAGAAATTCTTACTCGTGTTAGACGATGTTTGGAATGAAAACCACAGCAAATGGGATGAATTGAGAAATCACTTGTTAGAAGCAGGTGGTGACAAAGACAGCAAAATTATAGTGACCACTCGTATCATAAAAGTTGCTGACATTGTGGGGAGTAATCTTGTAATGAAATTAGAAGGACTTCCTGAGAATGAATGTTGGCGGCTGTTTGTAAAATGTGCATTccaagaagagaaggaagaagagaagtaCCCAAGGCTAAAGCAAATTGGGGAGCAAATTGTTAAAAAATGCAAAGGAGTACCCTTGGCTATAACAACTTTGGGTTGCTTGCTTAGATCAAAATCCCATGATGAAAATGAGTGGAGAAAAATAAGGGATAGTGAGGCGTGGAATCTCGATCAAGAAGAAACTGACATTTTGCCATCACTCAAATTGAGTTACAATCACTTGCCACCAGAAGTAAAGCAATGTTTTTCATACTGCTCTTGTTATCCAAAGGATTATGAATATCATGGTATTGAGTTGATTATGTTGTGGATGGCTCATGGACTCCTCCAACCTACACGCGAAGAGGAAGATGCAGAAGATATTGGAGAGTTATATCTTAAAAAGCTTGTTTCAACATCTTTACTTCAAATTCATGAAGTGTATCCTTTCGTCTTTCCCAAGTTTCGAAATTTGATGGCATTTAAAAATCTCAAAATGCATGATCTTGTACATGATCTTGCAAAATTAACAATGAAAGAGTCAAGCAGAACAAGAACCGTTGTGCAACAGGGGCAACAAGAAGCATCGATAGAATGGACCTCCGACAAGTTCAACTATCTGAGGGTGTTGCACCTAACAAAACATATGGAGTTGAGCTCGTTGCTTGATGATGATTGCTTTGTCAAAATGAAGAAGCACTTGAGATATCTCTATCTTGGAAATTGTCCTAGTTTAAAAAAGCTTCCTGATTCCATTTGTAAGCTGCAAAATCTGCAGAGTTTGGGCCTTGGTTGTAGAAGCCTTCAAGAACTTCCCAAAAACATGAACAAACTCATCTATCTACAAAATTTGCTTTTGATGGAGATCAAAATTACAAGTTTGTCTTCAATGAATATAGGGCGCTTCCAACAACTCAAATTCTTGTATCTTTTCAAATGTTCAAGGTTAGTGTCCGTACCAAGTGCTGTTAGTGGCTTGACTACTTTAAAGAAGCTGGTCTTTCTTAGGTGTGATGAGCTGGTGAATTTTGaggatgaagaggaagaaggaaaGCAACATGTGGTAGTAAATAATTTAAACCTTCAATTATTCTCAATCGCTGGATCAAAAAAGTTGAATGCTTTACCAAAATGGCTTGAAAGAGCTACTAAATTGCAATATTTGAGTATAAGTGAGACAGGGATAAAATCATTGCCCACAAGGATGCCGATGACCTCTCTTGAAGAACTTTATATCGATCAGTGTGAAGAAATGTCATCTCTTCCTAACATGGATCAAACTCATAATCTTCAATATTTAAAGATATCTTATTGTCCCGAATTATATACAAGATACAATAAGAATACAGGTCCAGATTGGCCCAAAATTGCTCATATCCCACAATGCGAG ATAATATCTTTGAAGGAGCATATTGAGGAGATTAGTGACGTGATTGCGAAGTTATTGATGGAAAAACATCCTCTCCAGTTTTTGtcactggagaggatccactcccGTTATTGA